The Leishmania infantum JPCM5 genome chromosome 17 genome segment TCCGTGCGCGCAGCCATGTTCGACGTGTCGCCGTAGTAGTCGTACCCCCTCGTCACCTCGTCGTACCGGATGTCGGTCAGCCCCGTGTGGAtccccacgcgcacgcgcagcccgcaccacagcgcagcgtactcctcctcgctcagcCGCGCAGTCGGCGGCTCGTAGTCGTCCAACGTGTCCACGCGCGCAAGCTCGAACTCGCGGTACGCGCggtccagcgcctccgtaCCCCAGTCgtgcttcagcagcttcgTCTGGATCTCGCATGCAAGGCTCACAGCGCTGTGCGCGCTCCTGCACGCGATCATGAACGAGTCGCCGATCGTCTTCACCTCNNNNNNNNNNNNNNNNNNNNNNNNNNNNNNNNNNNNNNNNNNNNNNNNNNNNNNNNNNNNNNNNNNNNNNNNNNNNNNNNNNNNNNNNNNNNNNNNNNNNCAAGATGACAGTGAGCAGAGCAGTGCCCGCAatggcaccgccgcgctgcgcaggtgtcAGCGCATGCGATCTCTGGCGCGGCCGATACTCCATTGTAGGCGTCATCGGGGAagacagctgcggcaccgtcggGTCCAGCATCCGCTGGACGGAAAGCATCACGATGCCCTGCGCGCCGTAGTTGTGGTACACGCAGAACCTGTCCGTTGGCGTCGTTGTGCAGCCCCACTGAAACCTGCCAAAGGACAGCCCGCGAGAAGAGATCACGCCGGTGCTGTAAATTGTCTTCTTGAATGCAGAAGTATTCCCGCCCGGCGTATCAGAAAGAAGCTGCAGCATAaacaccgccgtcaccatGTTACTTAGTAAACCTGGCGTATAGTTAGCAGGATGCTGCATCGCACTATGGAAGACTCTGAGAATAGGGTTCAGAGCATGCGCGCTCTCCGAAGTGTCGCTCCAGAGCGGCAGGTTAGTGAACGTGATCACACGCGCCTGCACAGACGCCGGCTTCGACTTGAGGGCAGTGACAAGCGTGGGGTACTGAATCACCAAGTCATCGAAGACTATCACAACAATCGAGGTCTTCTCCTCAACCAGAAAGTCGACAATGTCAGCCACATCCGCAGCTGTCACGGCAAGCACGAAGTTGATCTGCCCGCGAACAAGCGCACTCCCAACAGTCTTCGTGGAGGGCACCGCAGTCACAGTCGGGTTGTCGTAGTTGAACGTCGCAGCAGActtgcgcagcacagcggTGATGTTCGCTACCTCATCGCTGGCGTAGCCGTGCAGGATCATATGCACGGCCGAGCCGATCGACGTCACGCCCCTCACAGCCGAAAGCTTCGCGTACAGTACGAACATCTGCTGCTCAAGCGTTGGCATCAGATACACGTAGTTTCTTAACAGCTCTACTAGGTGTGGCCGAGGGTGAATGGGGGAGGGCACCAAGTACCCATCAACATCCACACCCCTCACAAGCGTGGATGACACCATGTCGACAGTTTCATCCTCCAGACTACCCGCCAGTAGCGGTTGCGCAGTGTCCTCCGTTACGTTAACGGTGCCGAACGTTACCTCCCGCTCGACAAAATTGCTGTACTTCACAAACGCCTGTATAGCGTACTGAAACTCAAACGCTACACGCGAAAGAGCGGGGTAGTCAGTGTAGCTCAGCGTCAGGAAGTTCAGCGGCCGCGGGAGGGTGGTTTCATCGGAGTAGCAGCTGCTCTGCGTGAAGCTGACGCCAGACTCGGTAATCACCGTCCACACGGCTCTGTCAAGCCTCGAAAGGACCGCGGAGTGCCCACCCTGGTTACAGTAGCACACGGCGCCCAGAAACTCGGCAACACCGTTGCACGGCCCGCCGTAGTCACCAAGAACAAAGTCCTCGCCTACGATGTAGCGCTGCTGAGAGAACATGTACTGTCTGTACGCCGTCCGATTCGCGATCCGGTTCTCCTCCGCAAGCGTCTGCGCGATCAGCGAGCCAGAAATCCACCCAGCAATCATCAGCTGCGTTACGCACGGGTGCTCGTTGAAGAAGTTGTTCACGTATGCAGCAGAgtccgacgacgacgcctcATGCTCCCACGGGCCGTACTGCTGCACAGCCTTCGCCTCGTCGGCCCACAGGCTCGCGTCCACGCGGCCGGTCTTCACCATGTACTCGCCCATCTGCGCCCTGAACACCCTCAGATGGACCGACGCAGGTTCCGTGAGCGGAAAGGATGTGGCGCTCGAAATGATCTGCCCGTCTACAGGCGTCAGCTTCCCAGCCATCGCAAGATCGTAGTACACCTGGAATGtcatctgctgcagcgcaaacGACGGCATGATGTACGCCGACGACGTACGCGGGTCTGTAAGCACAACCTTCAGGAGCTCCTCAGCCTGCCCTGCAGGTATTCCCCAGATTATGATCACCTGCGGGCGCGTGTCCGCCATCGCGTCGAAGGCCGTCATGTTCACAGCAGTGCTCGTCGAGTACGACGCGGAGTACACAGCCGGCGGGTCGAGCGAAAGGGACGTCATCAGCTCCACAAGACTCTTGTGCTCGAAGCTTCCGTACTGCTCACCCGTCAGATACATGAACGcagtgcggcgtgcgcggaAGGTATTGGCTATGTGCTTTACCATTGCCATGATCTCCAGCCGTGGCTCCGCGCGCATGAAGTACAAGTTCTCGttccacacacgcatagaACTGGACCCGGTGAACGGGCCCAGAAACATCAGCCCGCTGTTCTGAATCTCAGGGCTGCTCAGCACAGCACCAAGGCGAGTGTCAGAGTACGGTCCAATCACGCCAAGAAGCGTCGGGTAGTCTTTGAGCGCCTTCAACACGACAGCTACGATGTCCGACAGGTCGTCCGTCGGGTCCGGTTCAATGATCTTGATGGGGCGGCCGCGAGCGGCGGTGTAGCCgaccgcgtgcagcgcggagTCGATGCCCAGCCACAGCGCCTTTGCATGCTTCGCATTGTAGTCACTCAACGAGTACATGGCGTTCAGCAGGTACACAGGCTCATCCGacgaggcgacggcaccCGCAGCCCACGCCGCAGGCACCGTGGACACGGCGAGCGTCAGCGCGCCGACAATCAGCAAAACGCCAGCCAGGAGTCGCGAGCATCGGTACGCATGTCGCTGCCTCACACAGCCGGACacgccacctgcgccgcaccagcaagCACGGCGCGGATGGGTCGCGTCCGCGTACATTGTATGGTGCGACGAGCCGCGATAGTAGTTCGCAGAGGGCAGTGGGAGCGCCTGCCAGTccggcagggagagggagagagcgggaggAACGACCCGGAtgagggggcggggagggggagcgatggggtgcagcgccggcgcggagGCGAGAGCCGCTGGTCAAAagcaggaagaggaagcggcgagggcgagggagagcCACGGGCACGGGCGGGCAGACACGCAAGAGAGGTGGGGAAGGAAgacgggggagggcagggagggggtggtgaaACACCTCCTCAGTAACCAACACCAGACGAGCGGCAGCTGAAAGGAAGCGGAAAGGAATACACGAGAGTCGGGCTCGGCTttgtgcgagtgcgtgcgtcctctcggtggcgatgcgctgAATGCAAGGGAATGCCTCTGTTCCCTCGCCACCGTgaggagaagaagaaagcgggagagagacggcgaaAGGGAAGGAGTTGCAACGCGGCCACGTGCGAGTCGGCACATCCGTCTCCATCGATCCGGCCcccggcgtgtgtgcgtgcggtcgggccgcctcgccgaggCTACGGCAGCGCTGGTTGCTGGCTCGCTGAACATTACGACAGGCCCCATCCagtgcgtggaggaggactCCTTCATCTCAGGCCAACAGCAGCTGATTACGTTCCGGCTGGATGCCGGCACCGACGTCACGGACGACAGCTGGCGCCTCTCCTTCTACGCAACCACCGCGTTGCACTGCAACGATCGCTACCNNNNNNNNNNNNNNNNNNNNNNNNNNNNNNNNNNNNNNNNNNNNNNNNNNNNNNNNNNNNNNNNNNNNNNNNNNNNNNNNNNNNNNNNNNNNNNNNNNNNTCCAGCATTTCGAGGGCGTCCAGCAGCGTGGGACCCTTGTACCACGCATGTTGTCCGACCTCTCGATCATGTTGTCGCCCTGCCAGCCCGAGATTGGGAATGAAGCGCACTTTTTCCGGGTTTTAGGCCCCGCGCTTCAGGTACGCGCCCACCTCCTTGCTGATTTCATCGTAGCGCGACTGCGCGTACGTCACGGTCTTGTCGTCCATCTTGTTGCAGCACACCACCATTTGCTTCACGCCAAGCGTGAAGGCAagcagcgcgtgctcgcggGTCTGGCCGTCCTTCGAGATGCCAGCCTCGAAGCCACCATGCGTCGAGTCGATCATCAGGATGGCGGCGTCCGCCTGCGACGTGCCCGTGATCATGTTCTTGATGAAGTCGCGGTGGCCGGGCGCATCGATGATCGTGAACACGGACTTGGGCGACTCGAACTTCCACAGCGCAATGTCGATCGTGAtgccgcgctcgcgctccgccttcAGCTTGTCGAGCACCCACGCGTACTTGAAGGACGCCTTGCCGATCTCGGCGGCCTCCTTCTCGAACTTCTCGATCGTGCGCTTGTCGATGCCACCGCACTTGTAGATCAAGTGGCCAGTGGCGGTGGACTTGCCGGCGTCGACATGGCCGACGACCACAAGGTTCATGTGCACCTTATCCTTGCCCATGGTGAATAGCGGAGAGCGTGGTGTTAGATAGCGAGCTGGTTATctgcgcgcggcgggcaggcaagcggcggcagcgtgtgccggtggtgggaggagagaccgcgggagaggagagagaggagagagagaggcggggcagagagtgcggcggaggtggtgcagaggagcggtgcggcgcgacggccaCCGCAACAACCGCCAGCTCGGCCAAGTGAGcgcgaggggtgggggtgggggggtagagagcgagagggtgcacggcagcgcgcgccaTGGGCAGCCACGCGCCAGCCACACGCAGGCTGGGGGCATCAAGGGGACGGGTCGcgggcagggagaggggaggggggccagcagcagcagcagcagcgcccgccCCGCCCACGCCCGCCAAAGTCGCTCGGTTTCACGGCTGTGCGCCTGCATGTCGGTCTGCTTAGTCCTAAGTGGCTCGCATTCGGGGGCACCATCGCGCGCATGCTTACTTGCCTGGGGGTCGCTTCACGGGCCAGTCACGTTGCCTTCATTTTCTCAGGGGAATGACATTGCTTTACCTTTTCCTtccgcgcaccgcggcgtcgcgcagggggcacgcacagacacgcgcacagccgcacgcacgcctgcacGTCCCCGCGCGCGCCCCGGGCGTTGTGCTTACACATACTTCGGCTCTGCGCCTTACAGGGTGGTTTacgagacacgcacgcgcacacgcatatatagaaagagagagaggcgtgggcgtgcgtgggtttggaggaaaagaggagaggtcCCGCGGGACGCGTGGCGGAGATAGAAACCAAAAGaaaggggtggagggagggggcgcgggcggcggagcaccgCACGCTTACTTCTTCGCAGCCTTCGCGGCCGCCTTGGTCACcttaccgccgctgccctccttcTTGTTCACGCCCTTGATGATGCCCACGGCCACCGTCTGCCGCATGTCGCGCACGGCAAAGCGGCCCAGCGGCGCGTAGTCGTTGAACACCTCCACGCACATCGGCTTCTGCGGCACCATCTTCACGATCGCGGCATCGCCAGACTTGATCGCCTTGGGgttcttctccagctccttgccGGAGCGGCGGTCGATCTTGGACTCGATTTCCGCGAAGCGGCACGCAATGTGGCTCGTGTGGCAGTCCAGCACCGGCGCGTAGCCGTTGCTGATCTGGCCGGGGTGGTTCAGCACGATCACCTGCGCCGTGAAgtcggccgcctccttcggCGGGTCGTTCTTCGAGTTGCCGCACACGTTGCCACGGCGGATGTCCTTCACCGACACGTTCTTCACGTTGAAGCCGACGTTGTCGCCgggctgcgcctccgccagctgctcgtggTGCATCTCGATCGACTTCACCTCAGTCGTCACGTTGGCGGGCGCGAACGTCACCACGTCGCCCGGCTTCATGATGCCGGTCTCCACGCGGCCCACGGGCACAGTCCCGATACCGCCGATCTTGTACACGTCCTGCAGgggcaggcgcagcggcttgtCCACCgggcgcaccggcggctcCAGCATGTCGAGCGCGTCCAGCAGCGTGGGACCCTTGTACCACGGCATGTTGTCCGACCTCTCGATCATGTTGTCGCCCTGCCAGCCCGAGATCGGGATGAAGCGCACCTTCTCCGGGTTGTAGCCCACGCGCTTCAGGTACGCGCCCACCTCCTTGCTGATCTCATCGTAGCGCGACTGCGCGTACGTCACGGTCTTGTCGTCCATCTTGTTGCAGCACACCACCATCTGCTTCACGCCAAGCGTGAAGGCAagcagcgcgtgctcgcggGTCTGGCCGTCCTTCGAGATGCCAGCCTCGAAGCCACCATGCGTCGAGTCGATCATCAGGATGGCGGCGTCCGCCTGCGACGTGCCCGTGATCATGTTCTTGATGAAGTCGCGGTGGCCGGGCGCATCGATGATCGTGAACACGGACTTGGGCGACTCGAACTTCCACAGCGCAATGTCGATCGTGAtgccgcgctcgcgctccgccttcAGCTTGTCGAGCACCCACGCGTACTTGAAGGACGCCTTGCCGATCTCGGCGGCCTCCTTCTCGAACTTCTCGATCGTGCGCTTGTCGATGCCACCGCACTTGTAGATCAAGTGGCCAGTGGCGGTGGACTTGCCGGCGTCGACATGGCCGACGACCACAAGGTTCATGTGCACCTTATCCTTGCCCATGGTGAATAGCGGAGAGCGTGGTGTTAGATAGCGAGCTGGTTATctgcgcgcggcgggcaggcaagcggcggcagcgtgtgccggtggtgggaggagagaccgcgggagaggagagagaggagagagagaggcggggcagagagtgcggcggaggtggtgcagaggagcggtgcggcgcgacggccaCCGCAACAACCGCCAGCTCGGCCAAGTGAGcgcgaggggtgggggtgggggggtagagagcgagagggtgcacggcagcgcgcgccgtggGCAGCCACGCGCCAGCCACACGCAGGCTGGGGGCATCAAGGGGACGGGTCGcgggcagggagaggggaggggggccagcagcagcagcagcagcgcccgccCCGCCCACGCCCGCCAAAGTCGCTCGGTTTCACGGCTGTGCGCCTGCATGTCGGTCTGCTTAGTCCTAAGTGGCTCGCATTCGGGGGCACCATCGCGCGCATGCTTACTTGCCTGGGGGTCGCTTCACGGGCCAGTCACGTTGCCTTCATTTTCTCAGGGGAATGACATTGCTTTACCTTTTCCTtccgcgcaccgcggcgtcgcgcggggggcacgcacagacacgcgcacagccgcacgcacgcctgcacGTCCCCGCGCGCGCCCCGGGCGTTGTGCTTACACATACTTCGGCTCTGCGCCTTACAGGGTGGTTTacgagacacgcacgcgcacacgcatatatagaaagagagagaggcgtgggcgtgcgtgggtttggaggaaaagaggagaggtcCCGCGGGACGCGTGGCGGAGATAGAAACCAAAAGaaaggggtggagggagggggcgcgggcggcggagcaccgCACGCTTACTTCTTCGCAGCCTTCGCGGCCGCCTTGGTCACcttaccgccgctgccctccttcTTGTTCACGCCCTTGATGATGCCCACGGCCACCGTCTGCCGCATGTCGCGCACGGCAAAGCGGCCCAGCGGCGCGTAGTCGTTGAACACCTCCACGCACATCGGCTTCTGCGGCACCATCTTCACGATCGCGGCATCGCCAGACTTGATCGCCTTGGGgttcttctccagctccttgccGGAGCGGCGGTCGATCTTGGACTCGATTTCCGCGAAGCGGCACGCAATGTGGCTCGTGTGGCAGTCCAGCACCGGCGCGTAGCCGTTGCTGATCTGGCCGGGGTGGTTCAGCACGATCACCTGCGCCGTGAAgtcggccgcctccttcggCGGGTCGTTCTTCGAGTTGCCGCACACGTTGCCACGGCGGATGTCCTTCACCGACACGTTCTTCACGTTGAAGCCGACGTTGTCGCCgggctgcgcctccgccagctgctcgtggTGCATCTCGATCGACTTCACCTCAGTCGTCACGTTGGCGGGCGCGAACGTCACCACGTCGCCCGGCTTCATGATGCCGGTCTCCACGCGGCCCACGGGCACAGTCCCGATACCGCCGATCTTGTACACGTCCTGCAGGGGCAGGCGCACCGGCTTGTCCACGGGGCGCACCGGCGGGCTCCAGCATGTGGAGCGCGTCCAGCAGGGTGGGACCCTTGTACCACGGCCAGGTGTCCGACCTTCTCGATCATGTTGTCGCCCTGCCAGCCCGAGATCGGGATGAAGCGCACTTTCTCCGGGTTGTAGCCCACGCGCTTCAGGTACGCGGCCACCTCCTGCTGATCTCATCGTAGCGCGACTGCGCGTACGTCACGGTCTTGTCGTCCATCTTGTTGCAGCACACCACCATCTGCTTCACGCCAAGCGTGAAGGCAagcagcgcgtgctcgcggGTCTGGCCGTCCTTCGAGATGCCAGCCTCGAAGCCACCATGCGTCGAGTCGATCATCAGGATGGCGGCGTCCGCCTGCGACGTGCCCGTGATCATGTTCTTGATGAAGTCGCGGTGGCCGGGCGCATCGATGATCGTGAACACGGACTTGGGCGACTCGAACTTCCACAGCGCAATGTCGATCGTGAtgccgcgctcgcgctccgccttcAGCTTGTCGAGCACCCACGCGTACTTGAAGGACGCCTTGCCGATCTCGGCGGCCTCCTTCTCGAACTTCTCGATCGTGCGCTTGTCGATGCCACCGCACTTGTAGATCAAGTGGCCAGTGGCGGTGGACTTGCCGGCGTCGACATGGCCGACGACCACAAGGTTCATGTGCACCTTATCCTTGCCCATGGTGAATAGCGGAGAGCGTGGTGTTAGATAGCGAGCTGGTTATctgcgcgcggcgggcaggcaagcggcggcagcgtgtgccggtggtgggaggagagaccgcgggagaggagagagaggagagagagaggcggggcagagagtgcggcggaggtggtgcagaggagcggtgcggcgcgacggccaCCGCAACAACCGCCAGCTCGGCCAAGTGAGcgcgaggggtgggggtgggggggtagagagcgagagggtgcacggcagcgcgcgccgtggGCAGCCACGCGCCAGCCACACGCAGGCTGGGGGCATCAAGGGGACGGGTCGcgggcagggagaggggaggggggccagcagcagcagcagcagcgcccgccCCGCCCACGCCCGCCAAAGTCGCTCGGTTTCACGGCTGTGCGCCTGCATGTCGGTCTGCTTAGTCCTAAGTGGCTCGCATTCGGGGGCACCATCGCGCGCATGCTTACTTGCCTGGGGGTCGCTTCACGGGCCAGTCACGTTGCCTTCATTTTCTCAGGGGAATGACATTGCTTTACCTTTTCCTtccgcgcaccgcggcgtcgcgcggggggcacgcacagacacgcgcacagccgcacgcacgcctgcacGTCCCCGCGCGCGCCCCGGGCGTTGTGCTTACACATACTTCGGCTCTGCGCCTTACAGGGTGGTTTacgagacacgcacgcgcacacgcatatatagaaagagagagaggcgtgggcgtgcgtgggtttggaggaaaagaggagaggtcCCGCGGGACGCGTGGCGGAGATAGAAACCAAAAGaaaggggtggagggagggggcgcgggcggcggagcaccgCACGCTTACTTCTTCGCAGCCTTCGCGGCCGCCTTGGTCACcttaccgccgctgccctccttcTTGTTCACGCCCTTGATGATGCCCACGGCCACCGTCTGCCGCATGTCGCGCACGGCAAAGCGGCCCAGCGGCGCGTAGTCGTTGAACACCTCCACGCACATCGGCTTCTGCGGCACCATCTTCACGATCGCGGCATCGCCAGACTTGATCGCCTTGGGgttcttctccagctccttgccGGAGCGGCGGTCGATCTTGGACTCGATTTCCGCGAAGCGGCACGCAATGTGGCTCGTGTGGCAGTCCAGCACCGGCGCGTAGCCGTTGCTGATCTGGCCGGGGTGGTTCAGCACGATCACCTGCGCCGTGAAgtcggccgcctccttcggCGGGTCGTTCTTCGAGTTGCCGCACACGTTGCCACGGCGGATGTCCTTTACCGACACGTTCTTCACGTTGAAGCCGACGTTGTCGCCgggctgcgcctccgccagctgctcgtggTGCATCTCGATCGACTTCACCTCAGTCGTCACGTTGGCGGGCGCGAACGTCACCACGTCGCCCGGCTTCATGATGCCGGTCTCCACGCGGCCCACGGGCACAGTCCCGATACCGCCGATCTTGTACACGTCCTGCAGgggcaggcgcagcggcttgtCCACCgggcgcaccggcggctcCAGCATGTCGAGCGCGTCCAGCAGCGTGGGACCCTTGTACCACGGCATGTTGTCCGACCTCTCGATCATGTTGTCGCCCTGCCAGCCCGAGATCGGGATGAAGCGCACCTTCTCCGGGTTGTAGCCCACGCGCTTCAGGTACGCGCCCACCTCCTTGCTGATCTCATCGTAGCGCGACTGCGCGTACGTCACGGTCTTGTCGTCCATCTTGTTGCAGCACACCACCATCTGCTTCACGCCAAGCGTGAAGGCAagcagcgcgtgctcgcggGTCTGGCCGTCCTTCGAGATGCCAGCCTCGAAGCCACCATGCGTCGAGTCGATCATCAGGATGGCGGCGTCCGCCTGCGACGTGCCCGTGATCATGTTCTTGATGAAGTCGCGGTGGCCGGGCGCATCGATGATCGTGAACACGGACTTGGGCGACTCGAACTTCCACAGCGCAATGTCGATCGTGAtgccgcgctcgcgctccgccttcAGCTTGTCGAGCACCCACGCGTACTTGAAGGACGCCTTGCCGATCTCGGCGGCCTCCTTCTCGAACTTCTCGATCGTGCGCTTGTCGATGCCACCGCACTTGTAGATCAAGTGGCCAGTGGCGGTGGACTTGCCGGCGTCGACATGGCCGACGACCACAAGGTTCATGTGCACCTTATCCTTGCCCATGGTGAATAGCGGAGAGCGTGGTGTTAGATAGCGAGCTGGTTATctgcgcgcggcgggcaggcaagcggcggcagcgtgtgccggtggtgggaggagagaccgcgggagaggagagagaggagagagagaggcggggcagagagtgcggcggaggtggtgcagaggagcggtgcggcgcgacggccaCCGCAACAACCGCCAGCTCGGCCAAGTGAGcgcgaggggtgggggtgggggggtagagagcgagagggtgcacggcagcgcgcgccgtggGCAGCCACGCGCCAGCCACACGCAGGCTGGGGGCATCAAGGGGACGGGTCGcgggcagggagaggggaggggggccagcagcagcagcagcagcgcccgccCCGCCCACGCCCGCCAAAGTCGCTCGGTTTCACGGCTGTGCGCCTGCATGTCGGTCTGCTTAGTCCTAAGTGGCTCGCATTCGGGGGCACCATCGCGCGCATGCTTACTTGCCTGGGGGTCGCTTCACGGGCCAGTCACGTTGCCTTCATTTTCTCAGGGGAATGACATTGCTTTACCTTTTCCTtccgcgcaccgcggcgtcgcgcagggggcacgcacagacacgcgcacagccgcacgcacgcctgcacGTCCCCGCGCGCGCCCCGGGCGTTGTGCTTACACATACTTCGGCTCTGCGCCTTACAGGGTGGTTTacgagacacgcacgcgcacacgcatatatagaaagagagagaggcgtgggcgtgcgtgggtttggaggaaaagaggagaggtcCCGCGGGACGCGTGGCGGAGATAGAAACCAAAAGaaaggggtggagggagggggcgcgggcggcggagcaccgCACGCTTACTTCTTCGCAGCCTTCGCGGCCGCCTTGGTCACcttaccgccgctgccctccttcTTGTTCACGCCCTTGATGATGCCCACGGCCACCGTCTGCCGCATGTCGCGCACGGCAAAGCGGCCCAGCGGCGCGTAGTCGTTGAACACCTCCACGCACATCGGCTTCTGCGGCACCATCTTCACGATCGCGGCATCGCCAGACTTGATCGCCTTGGGgttcttctccagctccttgccGGAGCGGCGGTCGATCTTGGACTCGATTTCCGCGAAGCGGCACGCAATGTGGCTCGTGTGGCAGTCCAGCACCGGCGCGTAGCCGTTGCTGATCTGGCCGGGGTGGTTCAGCACGATCACCTGCGCCGTGAAgtcggccgcctccttcggCGGGTCGTTCTTCGAGTTGCCGCACACGTTGCCACGGCGGATGTCCTTCACCGACACGTTCTTCACGTTGAAGCCGACGTTGTCGCCgggctgcgcctccgccagctgctcgtggTGCATCTCGATCGACTTCACCTCAGTCGTCACGTTGGCGGGCGCGAACGTCACCACGTCGCCCGGCTTCATGATGCCGGTCTCCACGCGGCCCACGGGCACAGTCCCGATACCGCCGATCTTGTACACGTCCTGCAGgggcaggcgcagcggcttgtCCACCgggcgcaccggcggctcCAGCATGTCGAGCGCGTCCAGCAGCGTGGGACCCTTGTACCACGGCATGTTGTCCGACCTCTCGATCATGTTGTCGCCCTGCCAGCCCGAGATCGGGATGAAGCGCACCTTCTCCGGGTTGTAGCCCACGCGCTTCAGGTACGCGCCCACCTCCTTGCTGATCTCATCGTAGCGCGACTGCGCGTACGTCACGGTCTTGTCGTCCATCTTGTTGCAGCACACCACCATCTGCTTCACGCCAAGCGTGAAGGCAagcagcgcgtgctcgcggGTCTGGCCGTCCTTCGAGATGCCAGCCTCGAAGCCACCATGCGTCGAGTCGATCATCAGGATGGCGGCGTCCGCCTGCGACGTGCCCGTGATCATGTTCTTGATGAAGTCGCGGTGGCCGGGCGCATCGATGATCGTGAACACGGACTTGGGCGACTCGAACTTCCACAGCGCAATGTCGATCGTGAtgccgcgctcgcgctccgccttcAGCTTGTCGAGCACCCACGCGTACTTGAAGGACGCCTTGCCGATCTCGGCGGCCTCCTTCTCGAACTTCTCGATCGTGCGCTTGTCGATGCCACCGCACTTGTAGATCAAGTGGCCAGTGGCGGTGGACTTGCCGGCGTCGACATGGCCGACGACCACAAGGTTCATGTGCACCTTATCCTTGCCCATGGTGAATAGCGGAGAGCGTGGTGTTAGATAGCGAGCTGGTTATctgcgcgcggcgggcaggcaagcggcggcagcgtgtgccggtggtgggaggagagaccgcgggagaggagagagaggagagagagaggcggggcagagagtgcggcggaggtggtgcagaggagcggtgcggcgcgacggccaCCGCAACAACCGCCAGCTCGGCCAAGTGAGcgcgaggggtgggggtgggggtgggggggtagagagcgagagggtgcacggcagcgcgcgccaTGGGCAGCCACGCGCCAGCCACACGCAGGCTGGGGGCATCAAGGGGACGGGTCGcgggcagggagaggggaggggggccagcagcagcagcagcagcgcccgccCCGCACACNNNNNNNNNNNNNNNN includes the following:
- a CDS encoding elongation factor 1-alpha, which encodes MGKDKVHMNLVVVGHVDAGKSTATGHLIYKCGGIDKRTIEKFEKEAAEIGKASFKYAWVLDKLKAERERGITIDIALWKFESPKSVFTIIDAPGHRDFIKNMITGTSQADAAILMIDSTHGGFEAGISKDGQTREHALLAFTLGVKQMVVCCNKMDDKTVTYAQSRYDEISKEVGAYLKRVGYNPEKVRFIPISGWQGDNMIERSDNMPWYKGPTLLDALDMLEPPVRPVDKPLRLPLQDVYKIGGIGTVPVGRVETGIMKPGDVVTFAPANVTTEVKSIEMHHEQLAEAQPGDNVGFNVKNVSVKDIRRGNVCGNSKNDPPKEAADFTAQVIVLNHPGQISNGYAPVLDCHTSHIACRFAEIESKIDRRSGKELEKNPKAIKSGDAAIVKMVPQKPMCVEVFNDYAPLGRFAVRDMRQTVAVGIIKGVNKKEGSGGKVTKAAAKAAKK